The Novosphingobium terrae genome segment GACCGTGCCATCCACGGCGATGCTGCCCGCCTGAAGCGGAATCTCGCCAAGAATGGTCCGCAGCAGCGATGATTTGCCCGTGCCATTGCGGCCGACAAGGCCAATGCGCTCTCGCCCGAGAGCTAGCGACAAGGATGAAAACAGCGGGCGGCCAGCAGGCGTCGCCAACGCCACAGCATCGAGGGTAAGGAAAGCAGACATGACAGGCACCGGAACAACTTGAGAGACGGGCGAAAATCAGCGCGTCTTCCGGTCCATGTCATCCTCCTGTGAGCCGCTGGCGAAATGGCCAAGCCCGCGCAGTGTAGCTTATGCCGTGTTGGACTGCAAATGCCTTATGAAACAGCGCCGGATCGCGCTAGGATGCGGGCATGATCCGCAAACCTATCCTTCCCGCTGTGGCGCTGGCCGCTGCTGCCCTGAATGGCACTTCGGCTCAGGCTGAAACCGCTGAGCATCGCTCCATTGTCATCACCTCGCCGGAGCCCTTGCCTGCGGCGCATCACCGTCTGCGCGTCTTTCTGGGCGGCAGCATCGATATGGGCCATGCGCCGGACTGGCAGAAGGATATGATCGCAGCGCTGGCGCAGGATGATGTCGAGATCCTCAACCCCCGCCGCCCTGACTGGAACCCCGCATGGCGCCCCGAAGCCAATGAGCCGGAATTCCGCAAACAGGTGGAATGGGAACTCTCGGCTCTGGAGAGCGCCGATGTGATCGTGCTGTATCTGGCGCCCGGCTCGCAAAGCCCGATCAGCCTGCTGGAGATGGGGCTGCATGCCCGCTCGGGCAAGCTGATCGTGCTGTGTCCGCAAGGGTTCTGGCGCAAGGGCAATGTCGATATCACCGCCGAGCGTTACGGGGTGCAGCAGGTCGCCGATCTGCCCGCGCTGACCCGGGCGGTGAAGGAAAAGCTGGCGGCCCTGCGCCGCCGCTGATGCAAAAAAGGGCCGGAGCGTCTCACGCCCCGGCCCCTCATTCAGCAGGCCTGACCAACCGCGACAGGCTCTGGCGCAGGCTCGCCGCGCATCGCCAGCACACAGACCAGTCCCGAAGCCGCAGCGACCGCTCCGGCCAGCGCCACCGCCGGATAACCCAGCCCCAGCGAGATCACCCCGCCGCCCAGCGCCGCGCCCACGGCATTGCCCAGATTGAAGGCGCCGATGTTCATGGCCGAGGCCAGATTGGGCGCATCCTTGGCTGCCTTCATCACCCGCACCTGCAGCGGCGGCACCAGCGCAAAGCTGGCGATGCCCCACAGGAAGACCAGCACGGCGGTCGGCGCGGCATGGTTCATCGTCAGGGCGAAAGCGGCCAGAATTGCCGCCAGCGAGGCCAGCGTGACCATCAGCGTGCGGTCCACCGAGCGGTCGGCGAATTTGCCGCCCAGCCAGTTGCCCACCGTCAGGCCAACGCCATAAGTCACCAGCATCGCCGTCACAAAGCCCAGCGAGGCGCCGGTGGCCTCACGCAGAATCGGGGTGATGTAGGTGAAGACGGTGAACATCGCGCTCGATCCGATCACGGTCAGCGCCAGAGCGCCCAGCACCGGCTTGCGGGTCAGCACGCGCAGCTCCGCGCCGGCATCGCCGCCCTTGGGCGCGGGCAGGGCGGGCAGGGTGAGGCGCAGGGCGACCATCGTTGCGCCGCCCAGCGCGGCAATGCCCCAGAAGGATGCGCGCCAGCCCATATGCTCGCCCGCCCAGGTGGCCAGCGGCACGCCCACCACATTGGCGATGGTCAGCCCCATGAACATGGTGGCGACGGCTCCGGCCTGGCGTTGCGGCGGCACCAGACTGGCCGCCACGATCGAGCCCACGCCGAAAAAGGCGCCATGGTTGAAGGAGGTGATCACCCGGGCCGCCAGCAGCATGGCATAGCCCTGAGACACTGCCGCCAGCAGATTGCCCAGCGTGAAGATTCCCGCCAGCAGGATCAGCAATTGCCGCCGGGGCACGCGCCCGGTGGTCAGCGTCATCAAGGGGGCGCCGATCACCACGCCCAGCGCATAGGCGCTGATCAGCAGACCGGCGGTGGGGATGGAAACGCCCAGATCCCCGGCGATCACCGGCAGCAGGCCCATGGGGGCAAATTCGGTGACGCCGATCCCAAAGGCGCCGACGGAGAGGGCCAGAAGCCCGGGATTGATTTTCATGACTTTTTCCTCAGACCAGAGGCGGGTTCAGGCGGGCAAAGCCCTCCTGCTGGTGATAGGGTGTGTGCGGATAGGGCGGCAGCACGAAGCTGGCCGCATCGAGCCTGGCGACCTGCTCGGAGCTCAGCGCCCAGCCGACCGCGTCGAGATTTTGCCGCAACTGCTCCTCATTGCGTGCGCCGATGATCACCGACGAGACGGTGGGGCGGCGCAGCAGCCAGTTGATGGCGATCTGGGGCACGGTCTTGCCGGTTTCCGCGGCGATCTCCTCCAGCGCGTCGATCACGCGATAGAGCAGTTCGGTCTCGACCGGCGGGGCGAATTGTTCGGTCTCATGCAGGCGGCTGCCTTCGGGCAGGGGGCGGTTGCGGCCGATCTTGCCGGTCAGGCGGCCCCAGCCCAGCGGGCTCCAGACCAGAGCGCCCACGCCCTGATCCTGTGCCAGAGGCATCAGATCGGCCTCATAAGCCCGCCCGATCAGCGAGTAATAGACCTGATGCGCCACCAGCACCGGCCAGCCATGCTGCCGTGCGATGCCCTGCGCCTTCATCAGCTGCCAGCCGGGATAGTTGGAGACGCCGGCATAGCGCAGCTTGCCCTGATCGATCAGCGCGGCCAGCGTGCCCATCAGCTCTTCCACCGGAGTGGAGGCATCGAAGGCGTGAAGCTGCAACAGATCGATGCGGTCGGTCTGCAGGCGGCGCAGCGAGTCCTCCACGGCGCGGATCAGCCGGGTGCGTGATGCGCCCCAATCCTGAGGGCCATCGCCCATCGGCAGGCCGGTCTTGGTGGAGATCAGCGCCTCGTCACGCCGACCGCGCAGGGCCTCGCCCAGAATCTTTTCCGAGGCGCCGCCGGAATAGACATCCGCCGTGTCGAAGAGGGTGACGCCTGCCTCAAGGCAGATGTCGAGCAGGCGGCGCGCCTCGGCGGCATCGCTGCTGCCCCATGCGCTGAAGAGCGGACCTTGCCCGCCAAAGGTGCCGGTGCCGAAGCTGAGGGCGGGCACGCGCAATCCCGAAGCGCCCAGTTGACGGTATTCCATGGCCAATTCCTGCCTTGCTGTGAGCCTTGCTATGACAGCGCATAGATGGACTTCAGCGGCATCAGGCGGTAGCCGGGGTGAACGCGAAGGATTTTTGCATCAGGAGCAAAGATGGCGCTGGATACCACATTGGCAGGCGGCACCGACCGGGCCCGCGCCCTGACCCTGTTCACCGCCGTGGTGGAGCAGGGCAGCTTCTCCGGCGCCGGGCGCCTGCTGGACCTCAGCCCCTCGGCGGTGAGCCGCGCCATCGACCGGATCGAGGCGCGCCTCGGCGTGCGGCTGCTGTTGCGCACCACCCGCGCCCTGACACTCACCGCCGAGGGGCAGGCCTATCTCCAGATGGCGCGCCGCATTCTGGCGGATCTGGATGATGCCGAGCAGCAGATCGCCGATCAGGGCGCGCCGCGCGGGCGGCTGCGGGTCAATGCGGCGCTGGCCTATGGGCGGCTTTCCGTGGTGCCGCTGCTGGGGGATTTCGCGGCGCTCTATCCCCATATCCTGCTGGATATCGCGCTGACCGACACGCTGGTCGATGTCGCGGGCGGGCAGGCCGATGTGGCGATCCGCTTCGGTCCTCTGGCCGACAGCACGCTGACCGCGCGCAAGCTGGGTGAGACGCGGCGGGTGATCGTGGCCGCGCCCTCTTATCTGGCACGCCATGGCACGCCCGAGGTGCCGGAGGATCTGCACCGCTTCAACTGCCTCAACTTCAACTTTCGCCGCGTTGAGCCGGTCTGGCCGTTTCGCCGCGATGGGCGCGATTATGCCCTCTCGGTCAAAGGCAACATCGAGGCCAACAATGGCGAGACGCTGGGCCAACTGGCCGCAGCGGGCGTGGGCGTGGCGCGGGTGGG includes the following:
- a CDS encoding nucleoside 2-deoxyribosyltransferase domain-containing protein, whose protein sequence is MIRKPILPAVALAAAALNGTSAQAETAEHRSIVITSPEPLPAAHHRLRVFLGGSIDMGHAPDWQKDMIAALAQDDVEILNPRRPDWNPAWRPEANEPEFRKQVEWELSALESADVIVLYLAPGSQSPISLLEMGLHARSGKLIVLCPQGFWRKGNVDITAERYGVQQVADLPALTRAVKEKLAALRRR
- a CDS encoding MFS transporter, giving the protein MKINPGLLALSVGAFGIGVTEFAPMGLLPVIAGDLGVSIPTAGLLISAYALGVVIGAPLMTLTTGRVPRRQLLILLAGIFTLGNLLAAVSQGYAMLLAARVITSFNHGAFFGVGSIVAASLVPPQRQAGAVATMFMGLTIANVVGVPLATWAGEHMGWRASFWGIAALGGATMVALRLTLPALPAPKGGDAGAELRVLTRKPVLGALALTVIGSSAMFTVFTYITPILREATGASLGFVTAMLVTYGVGLTVGNWLGGKFADRSVDRTLMVTLASLAAILAAFALTMNHAAPTAVLVFLWGIASFALVPPLQVRVMKAAKDAPNLASAMNIGAFNLGNAVGAALGGGVISLGLGYPAVALAGAVAAASGLVCVLAMRGEPAPEPVAVGQAC
- a CDS encoding aldo/keto reductase, with protein sequence MEYRQLGASGLRVPALSFGTGTFGGQGPLFSAWGSSDAAEARRLLDICLEAGVTLFDTADVYSGGASEKILGEALRGRRDEALISTKTGLPMGDGPQDWGASRTRLIRAVEDSLRRLQTDRIDLLQLHAFDASTPVEELMGTLAALIDQGKLRYAGVSNYPGWQLMKAQGIARQHGWPVLVAHQVYYSLIGRAYEADLMPLAQDQGVGALVWSPLGWGRLTGKIGRNRPLPEGSRLHETEQFAPPVETELLYRVIDALEEIAAETGKTVPQIAINWLLRRPTVSSVIIGARNEEQLRQNLDAVGWALSSEQVARLDAASFVLPPYPHTPYHQQEGFARLNPPLV
- a CDS encoding LysR family transcriptional regulator — protein: MALDTTLAGGTDRARALTLFTAVVEQGSFSGAGRLLDLSPSAVSRAIDRIEARLGVRLLLRTTRALTLTAEGQAYLQMARRILADLDDAEQQIADQGAPRGRLRVNAALAYGRLSVVPLLGDFAALYPHILLDIALTDTLVDVAGGQADVAIRFGPLADSTLTARKLGETRRVIVAAPSYLARHGTPEVPEDLHRFNCLNFNFRRVEPVWPFRRDGRDYALSVKGNIEANNGETLGQLAAAGVGVARVGSFSVADEVASGQLVPILEAFNPGDVEAIHAVFVGGAGTPTRIRAFVDFLAERLR